A portion of the Bradyrhizobium sp. CCGUVB1N3 genome contains these proteins:
- a CDS encoding ISNCY family transposase, with amino-acid sequence MGWLSMATRKELTAAAGGRYRTSDRAKKARILDEFVDITGFHRKHAMRLLRGQEDARPGRRARRRVYNEAEHNALVLLWEASDRICGKRLKALMPALIAAMERHGHLGLAPEIRDKLLAMSAATIDRALARVREGLGRKRRRHATHSLRRSIPIRTSADWNDPAPGFVEADLVAHSGSSARGSFIQTLVLTDIATGWTECAPLIVREQTLLSTVLTELRKQLPFALVGLDTDNDTVFMNETLKAYCDAANIVFTRCRPYRKNDQAFVEQKNGAVVRRMVGYRRFEGLEAAKLLAELYRSARLFVNFFQPSFKLIAKQRDGARVRKTYSAPATPHQRLAADARTPDAVRHHLQEIYATLDPVALLRDIRGAQERLAALADTQPIAHPAAASQSIDLFLASLRTAWKDGAMRPTDRPIVKPKRGRRRPDPLIGATLDLRKWFEAEPWRTGSELLSRLQVEYPGAYPNKLLRTLQRRLKSWRSEQANALLFVPAEKTLLGREGTTTQ; translated from the coding sequence ATGGGGTGGCTAAGCATGGCGACGCGGAAGGAGCTGACGGCGGCGGCAGGCGGGCGCTATCGGACGTCGGATCGCGCGAAGAAGGCGCGGATATTGGACGAGTTCGTCGACATCACCGGCTTCCATCGCAAGCATGCGATGCGGCTTCTTCGAGGTCAGGAAGACGCACGCCCAGGCCGGCGGGCGCGACGCCGGGTCTATAATGAGGCAGAACACAACGCGCTCGTGCTCCTTTGGGAGGCGTCAGACCGGATCTGCGGGAAGCGACTGAAGGCGTTAATGCCTGCGCTGATTGCGGCGATGGAACGGCACGGCCATCTCGGCCTTGCCCCCGAGATCCGCGACAAACTTTTGGCAATGAGCGCTGCGACGATCGACCGCGCATTGGCGCGGGTCCGAGAAGGATTAGGTCGCAAGCGCCGACGGCACGCGACGCACTCGTTGCGTCGCAGTATTCCAATTCGGACGTCGGCAGATTGGAATGATCCGGCGCCGGGGTTTGTCGAGGCTGACCTTGTAGCGCATAGCGGTTCATCGGCGCGCGGCAGCTTCATCCAGACCCTCGTGCTCACCGACATTGCTACCGGCTGGACGGAGTGCGCTCCTCTGATCGTGCGCGAACAAACGCTGTTGAGCACGGTGTTGACGGAATTGCGCAAACAATTGCCCTTTGCGCTGGTCGGCCTCGATACGGACAATGACACCGTGTTCATGAACGAGACGCTGAAAGCCTACTGCGATGCGGCCAACATCGTCTTCACGCGTTGCCGGCCCTACCGGAAGAACGACCAGGCGTTCGTCGAGCAGAAGAACGGCGCCGTCGTGCGCAGGATGGTCGGCTATCGTCGGTTCGAGGGCCTGGAAGCGGCCAAGCTGCTGGCTGAACTCTATCGATCGGCGCGACTGTTCGTGAACTTCTTCCAACCCTCGTTCAAATTGATAGCCAAGCAGCGCGACGGTGCTCGTGTGCGCAAGACATACAGCGCGCCGGCAACGCCACACCAGCGCTTGGCCGCCGACGCCCGCACGCCCGACGCGGTTCGCCACCATCTCCAAGAAATCTATGCCACTCTCGACCCGGTCGCGTTGTTGCGCGACATCCGCGGCGCGCAGGAACGCCTCGCGGCGCTCGCGGATACCCAGCCAATCGCCCATCCTGCTGCGGCATCGCAATCGATCGATCTCTTCCTGGCAAGCCTACGAACCGCCTGGAAGGACGGAGCTATGCGGCCGACGGATCGGCCAATCGTGAAACCGAAAAGAGGCCGGCGTCGTCCCGACCCGCTCATCGGGGCAACGCTAGATTTGCGAAAATGGTTTGAAGCCGAGCCCTGGCGGACTGGTAGCGAACTGCTCTCCCGGTTGCAGGTGGAATATCCTGGAGCCTATCCGAACAAGCTTCTTCGAACTCTTCAACGTCGGCTTAAATCCTGGCGCAGCGAGCAAGCGAACGCGTTATTGTTCGTTCCTGCGGAGAAAACGCTGCTGGGGCGCGAGGGCACAACAACCCAATGA
- a CDS encoding Ulp1 family isopeptidase, with protein MDPDNFDPFDPGWLQAYDAMLQQQAEPAAPGAVDQVAHEDSEQHLAEEHQGGAAPIAGGRPPRSNPNYPHLSDNDENLINSALEAKVGHRKLTEGTKYVYANALRKLGNRLGERGQTIGALDHDSLLAHAKNVFSNVGHFASALTVLRRYREPDTPHNKRRRIDVSVGAAPVAGGPPRSNPNHPHLSDNDRNLIRLAVEADVACKRLTEGTARTYANALRQLGNHLGKRGQTIDALDHNSLVAYANEFFQDNPYVVPGLTVLRRYREPDTPYGPVVSVEDEILIDRAIQAAAARRRKWTRDTARRYYRVLRNLAKSLGPGQTITALDHESLIAHAKKSTELRAALQALREYRGSNTLADRGPPHHSSTAERGHIIDDATRSNQRTETTPPIGLDMTRASGNSNLGDGVSGAVGSWQMGEQAAHSPLQVVDPEELWQEADQAGQLPADSWDLANFWEGMPSSLSLSQQSSAPAAAVPAWPSPRDFGYLLPLQFDPSQFNGPQPAPGVLIEALDRAGLLPRPSQWPTNLSINTQPYTASFDSRAWEPAVNNPLGRQVIIQPVHDPSGSSAGRASRQPLTDIGPLVPPGGWERRESWLPNYAEPQVASCDQSQHWREANQIAAQVPAGWSSAWPLPSAQSDRNFPEPAALPSGATLSDLFPGAGYPMPFTPQQLRDHAHFAPAFPSTSSADQIGALETPSSDPSGRVLGAREWLGDQHIHRDYELLRQDLQQNNPDLAARTRLVDPLIAHYHLRLGSASVMLAAFQRIVNVGGNDTADFLFMPVSDASASDPALRGTHWSLLFVDRRDRTSPVAYHYDSNQGQNDGRAEMLAQRLRARREPVRMTQQENEFDCGVFVVDGTRALVGRLAQSQWPALRHLDNLVVDRPALQERLRGDAPLSRPPRWRR; from the coding sequence GTGGACCCAGACAATTTCGATCCATTCGATCCAGGTTGGCTGCAGGCGTACGACGCCATGTTGCAACAACAGGCAGAGCCGGCCGCGCCAGGAGCGGTAGACCAGGTCGCGCACGAGGACTCTGAGCAGCACTTGGCCGAGGAGCACCAAGGCGGTGCTGCTCCCATCGCAGGGGGCCGCCCACCGCGCTCAAACCCTAACTATCCTCATCTGTCCGATAACGACGAGAACCTCATCAACTCGGCTCTTGAGGCCAAGGTTGGGCACAGGAAGCTGACAGAAGGAACAAAATACGTTTACGCTAACGCTCTTCGTAAATTGGGGAATCGCCTCGGGGAGCGGGGCCAAACGATTGGTGCACTCGATCATGATTCCCTGCTCGCTCACGCTAAAAATGTCTTTTCGAATGTCGGGCATTTTGCTTCCGCGTTGACGGTCCTTCGGAGGTATCGCGAGCCTGACACCCCACATAACAAACGTCGACGAATTGATGTCTCTGTGGGGGCTGCTCCCGTCGCAGGGGGGCCACCGCGTTCAAACCCTAACCATCCTCATCTGTCCGATAACGACCGGAACCTCATCCGCTTGGCTGTCGAGGCCGATGTTGCGTGCAAGCGTCTAACAGAAGGAACAGCACGCACTTACGCTAACGCTCTTCGTCAATTGGGCAATCATCTCGGGAAGCGAGGGCAAACTATTGATGCACTCGATCACAATTCCTTGGTCGCCTACGCAAACGAGTTTTTTCAGGATAACCCGTATGTGGTTCCCGGGTTGACGGTCCTTCGGAGGTATCGCGAGCCTGACACGCCATATGGTCCAGTTGTCTCTGTGGAAGACGAGATTCTCATCGACCGGGCCATCCAGGCAGCAGCTGCTAGGCGCCGAAAGTGGACCAGGGACACTGCCCGGCGGTATTATCGAGTTTTGCGCAACTTGGCGAAATCTCTCGGGCCAGGTCAAACGATCACTGCACTCGATCACGAATCCCTGATCGCTCACGCTAAGAAGTCAACTGAGCTGAGAGCCGCCTTGCAAGCGCTTCGTGAGTATCGCGGCTCAAACACATTAGCTGATCGCGGGCCTCCACATCACAGTTCCACGGCAGAACGCGGACATATCATCGATGATGCAACTCGTTCCAACCAGCGAACAGAGACTACGCCGCCTATCGGCCTGGATATGACGCGTGCGTCCGGCAACAGTAACCTCGGGGACGGTGTTTCGGGCGCAGTCGGCTCCTGGCAGATGGGGGAACAGGCAGCCCATTCGCCATTGCAAGTTGTCGATCCGGAGGAGCTCTGGCAGGAAGCGGACCAAGCTGGCCAGCTGCCCGCCGACAGTTGGGACCTCGCGAACTTTTGGGAAGGCATGCCGTCTTCCTTAAGCCTGTCGCAACAATCATCCGCTCCGGCAGCCGCCGTACCGGCTTGGCCGTCGCCGCGTGATTTCGGATATCTCCTTCCCCTGCAATTTGATCCCTCGCAATTCAATGGCCCGCAACCGGCCCCCGGCGTCCTGATCGAAGCACTGGACAGAGCAGGGCTCCTACCGAGGCCGTCGCAGTGGCCGACGAATTTGTCTATTAACACTCAGCCTTACACGGCATCGTTCGATAGCCGAGCGTGGGAGCCGGCCGTAAACAATCCGCTAGGCAGACAAGTTATTATTCAGCCGGTCCACGATCCTAGCGGATCCTCGGCCGGTCGAGCATCTCGTCAGCCGCTCACCGATATCGGGCCTCTCGTGCCCCCCGGAGGATGGGAGCGCCGCGAAAGCTGGCTCCCAAACTATGCCGAGCCGCAAGTGGCAAGTTGCGATCAGTCGCAGCATTGGCGCGAGGCGAACCAGATCGCGGCACAGGTACCTGCCGGCTGGAGCTCCGCGTGGCCATTGCCGTCCGCGCAGTCGGACCGCAATTTCCCTGAGCCGGCAGCTCTGCCCTCAGGAGCTACGTTGTCAGATCTCTTCCCCGGCGCTGGTTATCCGATGCCATTCACCCCGCAGCAACTGCGAGATCATGCTCATTTTGCGCCGGCGTTTCCGAGTACATCCTCCGCTGATCAGATCGGGGCGTTGGAAACCCCATCTTCCGACCCCAGCGGGCGGGTGCTCGGCGCTAGGGAGTGGCTGGGTGACCAACATATCCACCGGGACTACGAACTGCTGAGGCAGGACTTGCAGCAGAACAATCCGGACCTCGCCGCCCGGACGCGGCTCGTCGATCCCCTCATCGCCCACTATCATCTGCGGCTGGGGTCGGCGAGCGTGATGCTCGCCGCCTTCCAGCGCATTGTAAATGTCGGTGGTAACGATACAGCCGACTTCCTGTTCATGCCAGTGAGCGACGCCAGTGCTTCGGATCCTGCTCTCCGCGGCACCCACTGGTCGCTGCTGTTCGTTGATCGTCGCGATCGGACAAGTCCAGTTGCCTATCACTATGACTCTAACCAGGGACAAAACGACGGGCGTGCAGAAATGCTCGCACAACGGCTGCGTGCGCGTCGTGAGCCCGTCCGCATGACCCAGCAGGAGAACGAATTTGATTGCGGCGTCTTTGTCGTGGACGGCACGCGGGCGCTGGTTGGGCGATTGGCCCAAAGCCAGTGGCCAGCCCTGCGGCATCTCGACAACCTCGTCGTCGATCGGCCGGCATTACAGGAACGACTGAGGGGTGATGCCCCCTTGAGCCGACCGCCTCGTTGGCGGCGATGA
- a CDS encoding outer membrane protein, which translates to MKKILLGTVLALGMAAPASAADLSARPYVKAPPPVVAPIYDWTGFYIGANGGWGQSHNCVDFVTLAGTVASGCRDRSGGVAGGQIGYRWQTNQFVFGLEAQGDWADLSNTRVSLFNPTLSTTVKTDGIGLFTGQLGWAWNASLFYVKGGAAVTSNRLFIFDNTTGVGLVSADNTRWGGALGVGWEYGFAPNWSAGIEYDHLWMGHANNSFSVTDPRLAAVLNDRISQDVDMVTVRFNYRFGGYGVPVAAKY; encoded by the coding sequence ATGAAAAAGATTTTGCTGGGCACCGTGCTCGCGCTGGGCATGGCCGCCCCTGCATCGGCGGCTGATCTGTCTGCTAGACCCTACGTCAAAGCGCCGCCCCCGGTGGTTGCGCCGATCTATGATTGGACTGGCTTCTACATCGGTGCCAACGGCGGATGGGGCCAAAGCCACAATTGCGTGGATTTCGTCACGCTCGCAGGAACAGTCGCAAGCGGTTGCCGGGATCGTTCAGGAGGCGTTGCCGGCGGGCAAATCGGATATCGCTGGCAAACCAACCAGTTTGTGTTCGGATTGGAAGCACAAGGTGATTGGGCCGATCTCAGCAACACGCGCGTCAGCCTGTTCAACCCGACGCTCTCAACCACTGTGAAAACCGACGGCATTGGTCTCTTCACCGGCCAACTCGGCTGGGCATGGAACGCCTCACTGTTTTACGTGAAGGGCGGCGCGGCCGTGACCAGCAACCGCCTCTTTATTTTCGACAACACCACCGGGGTCGGTCTGGTCTCGGCAGACAACACGCGCTGGGGCGGCGCCCTGGGTGTGGGCTGGGAGTATGGCTTCGCACCGAACTGGTCGGCCGGAATTGAATACGACCATCTGTGGATGGGACACGCGAATAACTCCTTCTCCGTAACAGATCCGCGCCTTGCGGCCGTACTCAACGACCGGATCAGCCAGGACGTTGATATGGTCACTGTGCGGTTTAACTACCGCTTCGGCGGCTATGGCGTTCCGGTCGCGGCGAAATACTGA
- the ltrA gene encoding group II intron reverse transcriptase/maturase, protein MNDQEKSDSAIVAMKSPNKAGGTVAEAMERRAGTKGNARQQSTFRTQGRDRVIQELDRVRQAARQRKKERFTALLHHINTDTLRMAFYALKRKAAPGVDGVTWQDFETDLEPRLADLHRRVHTGAYRPQPSRRTYIPKADGRERALAIAALEDKIVQGATVMVLNAIYEGDFVGFSYGFRPGRGPHDGLDALAVAITTRKVNWILDADVQNFFGSVNQDWLVQFLEHRIGDKRIIRLIRKWLKAGILEDGVVTVDDRGTGQGSVISPLLANVYLHYTFDLWAERWRRQEAHGDMIIVRYADDLVAGFEHEDDARRFLDAMRERFEAFALTLHPDKTRLIEFGRRAAVNRKGRGLGKPETFMFLGFTHICGKSRRGNFLLERKTRRDRLRRKLQDIKEKLRRRMHQPILVQGAWLRQVVAGHFAYYAVPTNGRTLSAFRYYVTDLWRRTLRRRSQRDRFTWDRMTKLADEWLPQPRILHPWPQQRFAVTYPR, encoded by the coding sequence ATGAACGATCAGGAGAAGTCTGACTCCGCCATAGTAGCAATGAAGTCGCCGAACAAAGCCGGAGGTACGGTGGCGGAGGCGATGGAGCGAAGGGCGGGGACCAAGGGAAACGCGAGACAGCAAAGCACATTCCGGACACAGGGCCGGGATCGTGTGATCCAGGAGCTTGATCGCGTACGGCAAGCCGCAAGGCAGAGGAAGAAGGAGCGGTTCACAGCGCTTCTCCACCATATCAATACCGACACGCTCCGGATGGCTTTCTACGCGCTCAAGCGCAAAGCAGCCCCCGGCGTGGATGGTGTGACATGGCAGGACTTCGAGACAGATCTGGAGCCCCGGCTTGCGGATCTGCACCGACGGGTCCACACAGGAGCGTATCGTCCCCAACCGTCACGTCGGACGTATATTCCGAAGGCGGACGGCCGGGAGAGAGCGCTGGCGATCGCGGCTTTGGAGGACAAAATCGTCCAAGGCGCGACCGTCATGGTGCTCAACGCCATCTACGAAGGCGACTTCGTCGGTTTCTCCTACGGGTTTCGACCCGGTAGGGGCCCACATGATGGGTTGGACGCCCTGGCGGTAGCGATCACCACGCGGAAGGTGAACTGGATACTTGACGCCGACGTGCAAAACTTTTTCGGAAGTGTGAACCAAGACTGGCTGGTCCAGTTCTTGGAACACCGCATCGGCGACAAGCGCATCATCCGCCTGATCCGTAAATGGCTGAAGGCGGGCATTCTCGAAGACGGGGTCGTTACCGTGGACGACAGGGGCACGGGGCAAGGATCGGTGATTTCGCCGCTGCTCGCCAATGTCTACCTGCACTACACGTTCGATCTTTGGGCCGAACGCTGGCGACGGCAAGAGGCCCATGGCGACATGATCATCGTGCGCTATGCCGATGATCTCGTGGCTGGCTTCGAGCATGAGGACGACGCTCGCCGTTTCCTTGATGCAATGCGTGAACGGTTTGAAGCATTCGCGTTGACACTCCACCCAGACAAGACCCGCTTGATTGAGTTTGGTCGCCGTGCGGCGGTCAACCGCAAGGGGCGCGGCCTTGGCAAACCGGAGACCTTCATGTTTCTGGGCTTCACCCACATCTGCGGTAAATCACGCCGAGGAAACTTCCTGCTCGAAAGGAAGACCCGTCGCGACCGTCTGCGGAGGAAGCTTCAGGACATCAAGGAAAAGCTGCGGCGTCGGATGCACCAACCGATCCTCGTCCAGGGTGCATGGCTGAGACAGGTCGTCGCCGGCCACTTCGCCTACTACGCGGTTCCTACAAATGGGCGGACGCTCTCAGCGTTCCGCTACTATGTGACCGATCTCTGGCGTCGAACGCTTCGGCGGCGAAGCCAACGAGACCGCTTCACGTGGGACCGCATGACGAAGTTGGCGGATGAATGGCTCCCTCAACCCCGTATCCTCCATCCCTGGCCACAACAGCGCTTCGCCGTCACATACCCAAGGTAA
- a CDS encoding IS701 family transposase: protein MIRRSWARTASIEETLALWAASLREIKQRIRPLFTQERVATNAGLFLEGLLGDEQRKTGWMRAEAAGDPGPWRQQAILGRGDWDADALRDIVHDYVIEHLADDDAVLVIDETGFLKQGKASCGVARQYTGSAGKITNCQIGVFAAYVSRHGHAFIDRALYLPKEWTDDPDRLEATYVPADVGFATKPKLATRMIARAIAASVPFKWVAGDTVYGVGNIEQQLRRAGKGYVLGVSSAHVFRSWGKRPPVAGTAADLARTRHSSDWKRLSAGAGTKGPRLHDWCYLELADLEAEQFNSANDGLWTRGLLIRRRIADDDLAFFSTWCPAGTAIETLVAVEGHRWAIEDSFETAKNEFGLDHNESRSWHGWHRHVSLVMLAFAMMAAIRHRANPPPPKKTKRRPRAKAKAQPPHH, encoded by the coding sequence ATGATTCGAAGATCGTGGGCGCGGACAGCGTCGATTGAAGAGACGCTTGCGTTGTGGGCGGCGTCGCTTCGAGAGATCAAGCAACGGATACGTCCGTTGTTCACGCAAGAGCGTGTTGCGACGAATGCAGGTCTATTCCTGGAAGGTCTGCTCGGAGATGAGCAGCGCAAGACCGGTTGGATGCGCGCGGAGGCGGCTGGCGATCCCGGCCCATGGCGGCAGCAGGCGATTCTGGGTCGTGGAGACTGGGACGCTGATGCCCTGCGCGATATCGTGCACGACTATGTCATCGAGCATTTGGCGGATGACGATGCGGTGCTGGTGATCGACGAGACCGGTTTTCTCAAACAGGGCAAAGCCTCATGCGGAGTGGCGCGGCAATACACTGGTTCGGCAGGGAAGATCACGAACTGCCAGATCGGTGTCTTCGCTGCCTACGTTTCGCGTCATGGCCATGCGTTCATCGATCGCGCGTTGTATCTTCCGAAGGAATGGACCGACGATCCAGATCGTCTGGAAGCCACATATGTGCCTGCCGATGTCGGCTTTGCGACCAAACCAAAGCTTGCGACGAGAATGATCGCACGCGCGATAGCCGCGTCTGTACCATTCAAGTGGGTTGCCGGTGATACCGTCTACGGTGTTGGCAACATCGAACAGCAACTACGTCGGGCAGGCAAAGGCTACGTGCTTGGGGTCAGCAGCGCTCATGTGTTTCGATCCTGGGGCAAGCGACCGCCGGTCGCCGGTACGGCTGCAGACCTCGCCCGGACGCGGCACTCATCCGACTGGAAGCGCCTGTCGGCGGGAGCCGGAACCAAAGGACCGCGGCTGCACGATTGGTGTTATCTCGAATTGGCCGATCTCGAGGCCGAGCAGTTCAACAGTGCAAATGACGGTTTGTGGACACGCGGTCTACTGATCCGTCGTCGCATCGCCGATGATGACCTCGCCTTCTTCTCCACCTGGTGCCCAGCGGGAACAGCCATTGAAACGCTGGTCGCGGTCGAAGGCCATCGATGGGCGATCGAGGACAGCTTTGAAACCGCGAAAAACGAGTTCGGGCTCGATCACAACGAGAGCAGATCCTGGCATGGCTGGCACCGTCATGTGTCCTTGGTGATGCTCGCCTTCGCCATGATGGCCGCGATCCGACATCGCGCTAATCCGCCACCGCCCAAAAAAACGAAACGGCGCCCCCGGGCAAAAGCCAAAGCACAACCACCCCACCACTGA
- a CDS encoding YncE family protein, translating into MNLRNALCAMYLVGLIGGSGSAQAGTNDILIGLDSKITYGPEGQTKGAPGNDAVLVIDVSAPAKPKIRASVPVANSLLGPPTNLQITPDGKLGLVANSVVHIQEGNAWKTVPDDKLYVIDLTAAPPKVIDAVTVGRQPSGLSISKRGDLALIANREGKSVSVVSIQGTTVKAVREVPLEQQAAAVVIAPDGKRAFVCLNLANKIGVLAIDGQDVAYDNSMDIPSAFNPYNIDITPDGKYVIASNTGALKNNADAAVIIEATGPHPHVVDLMSPGVGPEGFAIAPDGKTAATPLLLGSSTKRGELVLMSIGTGGSLTVTARAPLGRLPEGVAYSPNSDYLYVANYVDRDLQVFDLAGGKLTETGSRLKLPGQPASMRAPAR; encoded by the coding sequence ATGAACCTACGCAATGCTCTTTGTGCCATGTACCTTGTTGGCCTGATCGGCGGCAGCGGCTCGGCGCAGGCCGGAACCAACGATATCCTGATCGGACTTGACAGCAAGATCACCTATGGTCCTGAGGGCCAAACGAAGGGCGCTCCGGGTAACGACGCCGTGCTAGTCATTGATGTTTCCGCCCCCGCCAAACCCAAGATTCGCGCCAGCGTGCCGGTGGCGAACTCCCTGCTGGGGCCGCCCACCAATTTGCAGATCACACCGGACGGCAAGTTGGGCCTAGTCGCCAATTCCGTGGTTCACATTCAGGAGGGCAACGCTTGGAAAACGGTCCCGGATGACAAATTGTACGTGATTGACCTCACTGCGGCCCCGCCGAAGGTGATCGATGCGGTTACCGTCGGACGGCAGCCGTCGGGCCTGTCGATTTCGAAGAGGGGCGATCTCGCGTTGATTGCCAACCGAGAGGGCAAAAGTGTCTCTGTTGTCTCGATCCAGGGTACGACGGTCAAAGCCGTCCGCGAAGTGCCGCTGGAGCAGCAGGCCGCGGCCGTAGTCATCGCGCCTGACGGCAAGCGCGCCTTCGTCTGCCTCAATCTTGCGAACAAAATCGGCGTGTTGGCAATCGATGGACAAGACGTGGCCTACGACAATTCGATGGACATTCCTTCGGCATTCAATCCTTACAACATCGACATCACGCCAGACGGAAAATACGTCATTGCCTCAAACACCGGCGCACTGAAGAACAACGCTGATGCGGCGGTGATTATCGAAGCAACCGGCCCACATCCCCACGTGGTCGACTTGATGAGCCCTGGTGTCGGACCGGAAGGTTTCGCGATAGCGCCCGATGGGAAGACTGCAGCTACCCCGCTGCTGCTTGGCAGTTCGACTAAGAGGGGCGAACTCGTTTTGATGTCGATCGGCACTGGCGGTAGCCTGACGGTAACAGCGCGCGCGCCGCTTGGCCGCCTGCCGGAGGGCGTCGCTTACAGCCCAAACAGCGACTACCTCTATGTGGCCAACTATGTCGACAGGGACCTGCAGGTATTTGACCTCGCTGGCGGCAAGCTGACCGAGACGGGGTCCAGGTTGAAGCTGCCGGGCCAACCGGCGTCCATGCGTGCGCCAGCTCGGTAG
- a CDS encoding IS1380 family transposase yields the protein MTDDTILPFSFPAVHAKKVTAAFDGGRLTSNGGVMLLAMAERRLGLADNLARVFPDRRDPTRVVHSLVDMFRARMFAICCGYEDADDLDHLRSDPAFKLACGRLPDSGRDLCSQPTLSRLENAPRLRDVIRLTYTLVDAWMDSYPREPASVTLDIDDTCDVVHGHQQLSLFNAHYDERCFLPIHVYDTEKSRPVAVVLRPGKTPGGVEVRAHLRRLIRHIRTRWHKTRITFRGDGHYARPEAMTWCENNGIDYIFGLSGTKPLARKVDEVADDVRTRRAIENLPVLRGYTETRHKAKSWDHERRTVARIEATMLGLDIRFVVTSLDVGSAEWIYDSLYCARGQAENLIKLHKTQLASDRTSCRSALANQVRLVLHTAAYWLMLTVRGAIPKVRELATAEFATLRLRLLKIAARVVETASRIRLAFAAACPEADLFRSLPGALLPLGP from the coding sequence ATGACCGATGATACGATTTTGCCCTTCTCGTTTCCAGCCGTTCACGCCAAGAAAGTCACAGCTGCCTTCGATGGTGGACGCCTAACCTCGAATGGGGGCGTGATGCTTCTGGCGATGGCCGAGCGGCGTCTCGGTTTGGCCGACAATTTGGCCCGGGTGTTCCCGGATCGGCGCGATCCGACGCGGGTCGTGCACAGCCTTGTCGATATGTTCCGCGCGCGCATGTTCGCGATCTGCTGCGGCTACGAGGACGCCGACGACCTCGATCATCTGCGGTCCGATCCCGCATTCAAGCTGGCCTGCGGACGGCTGCCGGACAGCGGTCGCGATCTGTGTTCCCAACCGACGCTGTCGCGCCTGGAGAATGCTCCGCGCCTGCGCGACGTGATCCGACTGACCTACACTTTGGTCGACGCATGGATGGATAGCTACCCGCGCGAGCCGGCATCCGTCACGCTCGACATCGATGATACCTGCGATGTCGTCCACGGCCATCAGCAGCTCTCGCTGTTCAACGCTCATTATGACGAACGCTGCTTCCTGCCGATCCACGTCTACGACACGGAGAAGAGCCGGCCCGTGGCGGTCGTGCTGCGGCCCGGCAAGACGCCGGGCGGCGTCGAGGTGCGTGCCCATCTGCGCCGCCTGATACGGCATATCCGGACGCGGTGGCACAAGACGCGAATTACGTTCCGTGGCGACGGGCACTATGCTCGGCCGGAGGCCATGACGTGGTGCGAGAACAACGGCATCGACTACATCTTCGGTCTGTCCGGTACCAAGCCTCTCGCCAGAAAAGTCGACGAGGTCGCCGACGACGTTCGCACGCGACGCGCCATCGAGAACCTGCCTGTTCTGCGCGGCTATACCGAGACGCGCCACAAGGCAAAGTCCTGGGATCACGAACGGCGCACTGTCGCCCGTATTGAGGCGACGATGCTCGGCCTCGACATCCGCTTCGTCGTCACCAGCCTCGATGTCGGCTCGGCCGAGTGGATCTACGACAGCCTGTATTGCGCGCGCGGCCAAGCCGAAAATCTGATCAAGCTGCATAAGACGCAGCTCGCCTCCGATCGCACCAGTTGCCGTTCGGCGCTCGCCAACCAGGTCCGTCTCGTTCTCCACACCGCCGCTTATTGGTTGATGCTTACCGTGCGCGGCGCCATTCCCAAAGTCCGGGAATTGGCCACTGCCGAGTTCGCGACGCTGCGTCTTCGTCTCTTGAAAATCGCAGCCCGGGTCGTCGAAACCGCGAGCCGCATTCGCCTTGCGTTCGCCGCGGCATGCCCCGAAGCCGACCTCTTCCGCAGCTTGCCCGGCGCGCTGCTCCCGCTCGGCCCGTAA